Part of the Zea mays cultivar B73 chromosome 4, Zm-B73-REFERENCE-NAM-5.0, whole genome shotgun sequence genome is shown below.
AGTGACAGAGCATGTGTTTGATACCCTGTAGAAATTATATGTTAAAAATAAATGCGCTAAACAACACATGTGTTTGGACAATTTCAAGAAACTAAACGGTAAAAATAAGATAAAATATATGTAAATGTAAATAGGATTTGAACCATGGTTATTTGCTTTAAACTCACGATCACATCTGCCTAGCCACCAGAACACACacatttttttattttaaactcTATACTCAAATATAATATAGAGACTTTTATGAAAAATAGGGGAAAAATAAAACCGGGTCATGCTCAGGCCAACCATGATACTTTTTACGTGAATTTGCTACCTCGATGATATGTATAATTTTCTTTGCATTTAATATCAGATATAACTATGACAACTAATTTTTAGTCGTTTTGGACCGAAAAATATAGATTGGTCAAGCCGTTTAGTAAAACAACATATCACACATACTTGCAAATTGTTTTCACATCTTAATGAAATATATATCCGTATGCAAATTAGCAAGTCAATTTTTTAGAATAGTTCATAGCCATCGGTTCAGAACTTTATGCGAAAGAATGTTGGCTCTACGTCTGCTTATGCGAAAGAATGTTGTCTCTTCCCTTTCCTATAGGAGGGTGAAATAAGTTTTACCAGCAGTGTCGTACCGGAGGTGCCAGTAGCCTTAGTGTACCAGTCGCTccttgtcggcgttccgagaccggggggtcccttgggccgacgagtgagtgtcgccgcgtgccccagcccagatgggtcgagtgcgagggggagcgcgaaggggggagaagcgaggcggccggagaccggcgtgagagaggtgggaatcccgcggccttcgtgttcgtcccgcgcccaggtcgggtgcgcttgcagtagggggttacaagcgttcacgcgggagagggaagcgagcggccccaagagagcgcctgtctcgtccccgcgcggccaaccctctctaagagggccctggtccttccttttataggcgtaaggagaggatccaggtgtacaatggggggtgtagcagagtgctacgtgtctagcgggggagcgctagcgccctaagtacatgccgatgtggcagccggagagattttggcacccagctggtgtgatgtcgtggccgtcggaggagcgatggagcctggcggagggacagctgtcggagcggttgggtccttgctgacgtcctcttgcttccgtaagggggttgagagccgccgtcgtcacagagcatgcggggcgccatcattgcctatctggcggagctagccagatgggacaccggtcttgttccctgcggcccgagtcagctcgggtagggtgatgatggcgcctcccgttgacgtggcgagcctgtgccctaggttgggcgatgtggaggctcctccgaagccgaggtcgagtctgtcttccatggccgaggtcgagtccgagcccctgggtcgggcgaggcagaggtcgtcggcagaggccagggcggagtccgagccctggggtcgggcgaagcggagttcgtcgtcttctggggctaagcctgagtccgagccctggggttgggcggagcggagttcgtcgtcttccggggctgagcccaagtccgagccctgggtcgggcggagcggagttcgccgtcttccggggctgagctcgagtccgagccctgggtcgggcggagcggagttcgtcgtcttcagggacttagcccgagtccgagccctgagtcgggcggagcggagttcgccgtcttccggggcttagcccaagtccgagccctgggtcgggcggagcggagtttcctatggtgcctttggcagggcctgactgcctgtcagtctcactctatcaggtgacactgcagtcggagtggcgcaggcggcgctgtccttctgtcaggccggtcagtggagcggcgaagtgacggcggtcacttcggctctgccggagggcgcgcgtcaggataaaggtgtcagtctacctttgcattaaatgctcctgcgacttggtcggtcggtgcggcgatttagtcagggttgcttcttagcgaaggcagggcctcgggcgagccggagatatgttcgccgtcggagggggggcctcgggcgagacggaaatcctccggggtcggctgcccttgtccgaggctaggctcgggcgaggcgtgggcgaggcgtgatcgagtcgctcgaatggactgatccctgacttaatcgcacccatcaggccttagcagctttatgctgatgggggttaccagctgagaattaggagtcttgagggtacccctaattatggtccccgacactcctCAAAATGGACTCACTGGCAGCAAAATGTTCTCTAACGAGTTGACCCACATGCTCGACTGGGATTGTACTTTGTCTCTTCTGTCAATTGAGCTATGGTGAATTCTATCGACATCAACGTTAGCACGATGGTTCGTCCAACTGAGCATGTCCCCGGTCCACAAAACTCTGTAGTTGAgaacctcacatgtagattcatatTAGTTAATAGTTTGCTTGAACAAACTAATACAATTGTTTGATCTATGCAAAAGATGGTACTGATTGTTTGATCTAAATGTTGCGAGATGCTCTCCAATAAAAATTACATGGTGGCCTCATGGTCTATGTAAGGAAACCTTGAATTTGAATGCGTACAACTTCAGTTGCTCTGACTGCTTTTAGAGAATTCGTCTTTAGATGGGTTGAATATTGTTATATTACTTGTCTTTATGTAGTAATGTAGAAATCATGCCACAATACATTTTCCCACAACATAAAAGAAAGAGGTCCATATTTATGTGCTAAAATAATTTTGATAATCACAACTTACCATCCTCTTTCAATAGGCTTAGGATCTCCTTTTTTATATTTTTCACCCTACAATACAAATTTGTTATATGGAGGTCAtggtatatcatcatatcatatatTATCAACTTAGGATTTGCCTATTTCAATTAATAGTGGCattgagccaattttggttgttcAAAATGACATATTTCGATGTTTGTTATGATTGCTGAGTTGATTATTGATAACATCACTAAATAGTGACATATGCGTGCATAAGTGTACCTCGTTGCAACACACGGGTATATAACTAGTATATATAAATGAGCGCACGTGGAATGAAGTAATGGGCCCCGATGACATCTTTTCTGAAATTACAGCAAGGCTACCCCGGCAGGCGGCAGGCCCGCCGGCAGCATCAAAGCTGATGAGACGTTGGGTTGCTCCAGACTGCAGAACCACGGTCTGTATCCAAACTGCGTGCTTTTAGAAAGCTAGGCGCCCCAGGGTTTGATAGACTGGCAACACCTAACGCACCATCCGGGTCAAACACACACGCACACACAAAAGAAGTGACCTAGCCTGCCATCGTGCCCCTAGCTATATGTGGGTACGGTGTGGCCTAGGTAAAGACGTTTCTCCTGACTACGTACGTACTAACACGTCAACCATATATATTTCCCCACCCTCATCCAGCTCAAATGAACAAAAGCGACGTTTTGGGTTAATTGGCTCAGGTGAACCATTCCAAGCGTACAGTACAtggcaaatgggggttgtgtgccttgGCTAGTTGGGTTTCGAGATTTGCAACCTAGATTTTATACGGATAATTACTTAAATTAGTGGTATGTCTGAATGCACTAGATCTAATAAATAACTAGCTATGTGCCCGTGTGTTGGCACAAGTGGGAGCATGAGGAGAGACCTATGctacaaatataattattgtttatttctaaacactaagttaTGTGGTCTAGTAGTTAGTCCCAAATTTTTGGAGAAAGGGGCATGGGTTCGATGCTCGCTTGACACTATTTTTTTGCGGACTAGCCGTGGTGAAGGTGAAACCGTGGTAGCAGTGTCGGAATAAAATTCTCTGTAGCCCTGACGCACGCCGTCACCTGTGCGGCACCACTTTGATGAATGACACGTATCTATCTCTACATCTCAAAGCTGCTCGTCCAGACCTCTGCCTCAAGGAACGACCGGCTCGATTAGCCGTGTCATCAATGGCTCGATTACCCAACATCATTAGGTGTTGATTTTGGACGCGTGTCATTCATCATCGAAGCAGTGCCGCAAGGGTGACGGTGTGGGTCAGTGCTGCAGAGAATGTTATTCCAGCAGTgtccacattaggttcttaatagagtagtatacattagctaactattagctaatttgctaaaaatagctaatagctgaattATTAGATAGTTTGTTTAGATGTCTTAACTAATTTCAGCAGTTAACGATAGGGATGGATCCAGATACTTATTCGGGTGTTAAATTTTTGGTCTTCTTTCTTGAGTGTGAACAAATAACATATAAaatttgctatgtaaatttatattcttgtttttagcattgaggctattaatcttcacaaaaatTAAACCTTAAATTCATtctatatctttttaaataattgatataaaattcggatgtctatCTGAATACGGATTCAGATGTTTTTTTTCACTTTTTTGTTGTAGAGAGAAAATAATGCACATAAAAAGTTATACAAAATTTTATTTGAATACTTAATAGTATTTTTAGTAACATTGCTAAAAAATAGCTttcaattatatatatatttatgttaaaatattagatttgtcaTATAAGTCGGATTAGCTTCAGCGCATTTAAACATTTTCTTAGTCTCATGACATtgagttttttttttttgctatgCGTTAGGAATATTACAACAAGAAGGTACACTTGTATTTTGAAGACAACACCAGTGCCCTAGTACCCGTATGGCCAAAGATCAGAAGCCGAGCTAGCCGCCCCATTCCTTCCGAAAGTACTCCGTTTTCAAATATTTGCCTCCGCCCCACTCCTTCAAAAAGTACGTACAAGATATTCTCTCGTCCACTAATTTCTTTAACTAGAACGCGATATATTAAAAAACCGAGGGAGTTTATTTTGTTTTTATCAGAACTTTGAACATAATTTTTCCAGAATATCCCATTCATAGCTACAAACACCAATAGTCTACAAACATTCTGTGAAAACGAATCAGGCTGTATAAGTTTTATATGCCAGTATACTTGTTTCGCCAAATGGCAATCAGAATATGCCAAGTTTGACTTTTCAAAAATTAAATACGCGGTGGTGTACCTCTAAGTCTCTAACCGGAGGGAGTAACATTTATATCGACAAAAAAGGTACTTGAGCGGAGCTGGTAACAAGGCTCCGCTTCACGTGGTAACCTCTTTCATGTCCCCACAGAGTACAGATGGCGTTCCCGCCAGCGATTTGCGTCCTCCGACGCCATGTCATGCATGGTCAGCTGATCACTGATAACTATGAGTAGTCAAATCTGAGAAATTACCCCGCCTTTTTTTCTCTCCTCATCTCCTTGTTCCAAAAAAACACCAGATCTTCTTAATTAACACTATGTTACAGCACTTAATTACACTCCCGGTACACTAACAACCGCCGTTGCGGCACATCAGTAGAGCAAGAGCGACGGACGGCAGGGCGCGACGAGGGCTACGccggcgggcttgtcgccggatcAAGCTCCGTCCGCCGTCTGGCACTAGCACAGTAGCACTAGCGGCTAGCGGCCGCCTTCGCCTTGGGCGCGGCGGCGACGCTGGTGGCCCAGTCCTGGTCCCGCAGGAAGAGGCAGGCGGCGGAGCAGTCGTCGACGCGGGACGCCGGGTACCTGGTCCGCCAGCGCTGCGCCGCGGCCTGGGCGACGGCCTTGGAGGCGTGCTGCTTCCTTGGCGTGGCGCAGACGATGGACACCACCTCCTGGTTGCTGAGCACGTCCCACACGCCGTCCGTGGCCAGGACGAGGAACAGGTCCCCCGGCGCGACGCGGCGGTgcgccacctccggctccgacaccacGCCGTGCCGCTTGAGGCGGTGGTCGCCCAGCGACCGCGCCATGGCCAGGCCCGGGCAGTCCTCGTCGGGCAGCCACACGCGAGGCACCGACGCCTCGTCCTTGAGCGCGAACACGCGCCCGTTGCAGCGCTTGATGCGCTCAGCCTCCTCTGCGACACCGACACACACACGGTACGATTCAATCATCCATTCATCCGTCCACTAGGATATCATACGATCCGATCCAACGATGGATTACGAGGACTCACGAGGCACGTTGGGCTTCTGGTCGGTGGTGAGCTGCACGGCCTTCAGGTAGCCCGTCTCCGACACGGTCGCCAGCACGGCCCTGGAGTCGCCGAGGTTGGCGACGACGAGGTCCTCCCCCTGCTTGATGGCGCACACGGCCGTGGTGCCGCTGAAGTCGCAGTCCACCTTAGCCTGGACCCCGAGCTCCCTGTCCATGGCCTCGAACGCGTTGGCGCAGGCCTCCCGCCACTCCTCCAGCATCTGCGCCGGCGCCGGCGACGACCGCTCGCTGCGGCTGCCGTCCGTGGACGACGACGCCGCGGGCGATGCGTCGCTGAAGGCCgggccgtcgccgtcgtcgtcggagCCCAGGAGCAGCGCGTTCCGCTGGCTCAGGATCATGAAGGGGAGGTGGTCCCTCGCCAGCTTGCTGACCAGCTGCCCGCAGCGGCCGTGCCCGTCGAACACGCCGCAGAACACACCGTCCTCCATGCCGAATCCCTGGAGACCACAGATGAATCAGGATTCAGGATGCTAGCCACCGACGGTCCGTACGACGACGTCGACAAATTAAAACTCTTGGGTTGTTTCGCCGTCGTAGCAAACCCCAACAAAAAAACGGCGAGGAAATCCGACACACGAATCATCGTGATCTTTCCACCCCCAACCGTACGGTGAATTGGTTGTGGCTGCTGTGTATTTACCTCACTGAAGTACGGTGAATTGGTTGTGGTTGCTGTGCATTTATCCGACCGTACGGTGAATTGGTGGTGGGTGGCTGCTGTGATTTTTTTCGTACTGGTAATTGGTAGGACAGTTCCTGGAATTTTTTGACCTCCCACTCCCAGTCCCAGGTCAAGCGCATGGGCAAGGACCGCGGCGTTACCCGGCGAGGAAGAAAGACCACAGCAGAGAAATCTCTGTACCATCGATGCACGGTACAATGAAGCACAGTCGGTGGAGTAAATATTTTCTGTTGTTGAAAGGATTAAATATTTTTTGAACCCAAACAAACAAATCTCTGTACCAGCAGAGAAATTCAGAGGATTGTTGAGACAACATCGAGAGCACCCCCCTCAATCAAGAAGCAGCAGCAGTTCGTTGACACAGATTCGGTTCGGAAACTATTCCCACAAATAGTGGGTGAAGCGAAGAAAATAAAGCAATCCGCAGAAGGAACGACAAAAAACCATCTTTTTTTTTTGCTCCGGAAATAATGGTCGCTAATGATTTGATGAAGTGAAAGGTCGAAGTGAATCATGCGAAACTGGAACAGGGTGAGAACAAGCAAGTAGCATCAGCCATGGGGCAGTACGGCAGCTGGAACGAACAGGGCGAGACGGAGCAACCGAGGCATGGCGGAAGAGAGAGAGACTGGAGGAGCGCGAACCTGGCAGAGGATGACGGCGTCCTGGTTGGGCCCCTTCTTGCCCTTCTGCGAGAAGAGGGAGGCGGCCACCGTCCGCTCCCACGCCGCGCCACGGCCGTCCCCTCCCCATCCCCCTCCACCGCCGCCGCCCTGCCCGTCCATCACCACGTACACCACGTtctcgtccgagtcctcctcctcctgctccacgcgcttggacgaCGCGCAGATCCCCATAGCAAAGCAACCGAGAGCAGACGCCCCGCcactggctggctggctggctcaACTCAGGCAACCGTCTCCCCTTCGCCTTCTTGGCGGGAGAACAGAGCTAAGCAACGGAAGCGGTGGCGGCAGACGCGCTCGAGCTTGCTCACAATGATGGCGGCGAATCGCACAGGGGTGGTTTGGTGGGGGCACTGTGAGCCGCACCGCACCCGGATGCGCCGCGGCTTTTTTAAGGCGTGGACGGCAAAACAGTGGGTGGATTTCCGGTGGTGTGGTGCGGTGGCAAGCATGATCGTTCGTGCTCTgactctttatttatttatttatttattgtaaAGCATTAATTACTGTGACTAGAACAAATCGTTTCACCGCTTCCCACTACAGCTTGGAGCCTTCGACATGGCATTTCGGACGGATTGGTGTTCAGTGTCCGCGACGAGCTAGCTAGCTTGACCTCTGACCCCCACGGCCGGCCTCGCATGGAATAATGCACCCTCTGTAGTCTCCACGAGGCGCATGGAGCCTCTCACGTCCCCCCGCCGGTGCTTTGCGAGAAAAAACAAAACGAATCGTTTGCGATGGGGATTTGGTCATGGTCAGTCGAATTAACATGTACTGTATGCGTGAGCAGGGCTCTGTCAGCGTGGAGGGGGCAACGACAATGGATGGGTAGCTACAAGAGCTGTGGGAGGTTCGAAGGTGGCAGCGTGGTTGCTGGCAGGCTCATACGGTAGCTTGGAGGCCAGATCTACGGCGGCAGCAGGCAAGCCATGAAAGAGATGTTGCCATGGCGACAACCAAGCGAACAGAGAGAGGAAGGGCGAGGGATAGTTATTAGGTCACTCGGCTAGAAAATGGATAGAGGCGGACCCAAGATAAAATATGAGTGGGGACATACTTACAAGAACGAGCACCATAAAAGGCTTCTAAGTTGGGTTGAGCAGGGGGGCTTATGGAGTTATGGTGAAAATCCAGGCTCTACTACTTGCAATAGAGAAATGAGTGGGAGCCTGGATCCTCACTCAGCCAAACCTAACCAGAGGTCTCCCGACTTGATCACCTCGACTAAGTCGGACCCAACCAAAATGACCATGACTAGAATTTTGTCGACCTAGTTTCCCGACCGAGTCGGCCTCGACATATGTCACCCCAAGTAAtccctgtaaggaaaatggactccGACCCATTTGACTAAGGGATTTtgctgtttgatgaacaacataatCAGTGAACTAATGTTTCCAAGTGTTTCTGTTTTGTAGTTCATAAGATGCGAAGTGGATTGAACttaggctctgaggatgcaacacctcaaaaactCCTAGAAGACTTACAAATACTCAACACAAGTCCAATACACAAGACCAAAAGAGCCCAAGAAAAGAAGATAAATGATTCAAGAATTAGGTTGTCAGTTGGCGCATCGGTGGCGTACCAGACCCAGAGAGCACTACAATAGGCTCTCGGACAGCTGACAGACCGGATGGTTCTGTGGCGCACCAAACCGTGCTCCCAACGGTTAGTTACAATGGTCATCTGACGTGGCTCGGTCACCGTTTGGTCCAGTGGCAGACCGGACCGGCTATAGTACAGTCACTGCCAACGGCTAGCTGACGTAGAAGCTCAGACCAGACAGTGCAGTGACGCACCGGACCGGTTCGGTACACACATAGATAGAAAATATGCAGATTTTCTACAATGGCTAGAATTGGATGGGGGCACGCCTAgctggccatttgaaggtgtgggagcccaagcaacatgccAAGGAAGGTAAAAAatatccaagtgctcaaacacccaagtgcttaatagaatcactcgatgattagagTAGGTGCTTTGTGATGTTCTTAGGTTAGTTACACCACTATTGCACTTTGAAGGACCGGTGAGGCGACTGGACCGGGGGTGTGAATGGGAGCCAATCAAATTTTGCTTCCAAACACTGAAAATGAACACTTCACTTCAATTGAGATGAAGCATGCGCTCAAACCAAGAACACATCAGTGAACTAGTGATCTCATGATTATAAAATGTTCCTAATGCTCACATGAGACCCACAAAATAAACGGATCGCAAATTGGACACCTAAAAGTCTGAATCGGTCTAAAACCGTGTCGCAAATGAGTGTTGATTTCAACAACAAGAAATTATGTTCTCGAATGTAAAACTTAAGCAAACGAACTCCAGTTgagatgaaattttacacacaccTAGAGAAATATGTTTCCATGGTCTCCATAAATTTTGAGATCGATCGGACTTGTGAATCAACCGCAGATTTAAAAACACAACAAGAAATTCGGGTTTTGTTGGAGTTTCTATTTCGAGTTCAAACTTAGTTCTTCTCAAATCCCGACCACAATCTACTACAACTGAGTGTAAGCAGTGATCCAAGAGAGGCAACTCACCACCAACCAATCCCAAACCAAATCCTCTCAAAGGAATCAAAGGTTTTCCACAAAATCACAAGAGAGGGGAAGGGAAGAACACAAGCAGGAAAAGATTCCAAATTTCAGAAAGGATGCAAAACTGAGATTGAAGCCGAACACTGTGGGCTGGACCGATGACCCTTCCTTGGATTAAACTTGAAGATCAAGAACACAATCGACAATTTACAAAATTGTTGCGGATCCCTCGGCTCAACTGGTGTCGacctagagagaaaactaggagctCAAGAATGAGTGCTCTAAACAAATGGTAACCAAGATATGCTGAACTAACCAGCctccctctctatttatagagggttattctcaATTCCTAAACTACCCATATTTgcatagagcctatccactccaccggggcagaatggaccaactcctaggttttcgatcCAACGACCATGTCCTTCACACGGGGTTGCTTCGCCTTGACACACCGTCCACGATCGCGCCACGTGCCTCCACCAGTTCCCTCCTAAACCGCCGTCGCCGAGTTTTGAGacccaaactcagcaaaacccaCCATCTGTAGCGTCGGGTGGCTTtaaggcccaaaccaccaaacctgTTGTGAGCGTCGCACTTTGTGCATGTCCTCCACGACCAGACGCATGTACCGCCAGTCCTCAACCACGCCGACAACACGGTCCACTCCACCACGTCCTCGCGCGAGTGTGTGTCCCAGGTGTTAGCCACTGTGGCTGGTCACCCGACTGCTCTGGTCCGTCAGTCAAGACATAACACACACCCTTCACCGCTCCCGATCCATCAGCACGAGcctgcatgaccttcacctctgtcgttgaccaccatccctatGCTCCACACCTACACACCATAAGCCGAtcgacatggttgcacaagcataatctcacactctggtcagtcCACTGACTACCCTAGAGTGCTATCCGTTGACAATCACTTATCATCAACctgaaccacaagggacaagtcaactttgtgttcacaatctcccccttgatgAGTGCATTGTCAACACCACCATATGAGCATATGTAAGcagaaagaggaagaaaaagagaGACTCGCTCAAGCAACCAAAAGCCAGATAAAAGTCAAACAAGTCATTTAGAGTATGcaaagcttggttcccaaagaaatGGGCAACGTCTCAACATGACCAAGCAAGAAAAGGCTACCCTCAATAGGAGGCAAAAGCAGGGCTCAACACTACTAGCCAGAAACCAAATGCTCATCGGAGCAACAAAAATCTTTATCGGAGCATAAAAACCAATTCAGAGCATAAAATCAGCACAAAAGCTAAAATCAAAGCtagtgatgaggacatcctccactattacccgttggcaaaagacgcaattggcccagttggcccaattgtagtcggacgacgatcgtgtgagcctcagaattatcccacctcgcttaacttgggaggaggaagccactttaaaagggagagccacccttcccccattggactagtcttttggggcgattaggcctttccctgagttgggtgtgcatgAACTATTGGGCTCcagcaaccctaatttgttgggcctcggccaaccccacctaggctgggtgtatcatctggtatcagagctaaggcccattttaagaaggtgggaatgatgaggacatcctccactattacccgttggcaaaagacgcaattggcccaattggcccaattgtagtcggatgacgaccgtgtgagcctcagaattatcccacctcgcttaacttgggaggaggaagccactttaaaaggaagagccacccttccccattggactagtcttttggggcgattggacatttccctgagttgggtgtgcttaatgaactgttgggctccgggcaaccctaatttgttgggcctcggccaatcCCACCTGGGCTGGGTCTATCAGCTAGTTTCTCCAGAAAGAGGCAAACGACTCAACACAACTAGCAAAAGCCCCAAAAGGCTCAATTTTCCTCCCGAAAGACCAAATTTCTCCCCCTTGATAGAGGAACCGAGAAATATCAAAATCTCTCCCCCTTGTTGACATGTGAACTCATCAAGCACAAACAAGGGTAGAAAGAAAAACTTCCCCTCATCAAGAGAACACCCCCTGAGAAAATGCAGAAATGCAATAGAGAGTAGGAAATGGAGAAAATACAGGAGCTTCAGGAGTATAACAACCAGAATGTAAAAATGTTCTAAGTGGTATGTTGCTAAGTGTGCAGCAATAAATGCACATGCTAGCAGATGCTCAAACTGATCATATGTACAAGATATGTGGAGTGTAAGCATTTTGATTCAGTTTTAAACATTTCAAAGAGGTGTTCACCACAAAGACCGCGATCTTGTTGCTCCTGTACACCTGCAACCCTGCGTG
Proteins encoded:
- the LOC100285228 gene encoding catalytic/ protein phosphatase type 2C; this translates as MGICASSKRVEQEEEDSDENVVYVVMDGQGGGGGGGWGGDGRGAAWERTVAASLFSQKGKKGPNQDAVILCQGFGMEDGVFCGVFDGHGRCGQLVSKLARDHLPFMILSQRNALLLGSDDDGDGPAFSDASPAASSSTDGSRSERSSPAPAQMLEEWREACANAFEAMDRELGVQAKVDCDFSGTTAVCAIKQGEDLVVANLGDSRAVLATVSETGYLKAVQLTTDQKPNVPQEAERIKRCNGRVFALKDEASVPRVWLPDEDCPGLAMARSLGDHRLKRHGVVSEPEVAHRRVAPGDLFLVLATDGVWDVLSNQEVVSIVCATPRKQHASKAVAQAAAQRWRTRYPASRVDDCSAACLFLRDQDWATSVAAAPKAKAAASR
- the LOC100285228 gene encoding catalytic/ protein phosphatase type 2C isoform X1, with product MVQRFLCCGLSSSPGNAAVLAHALDLGLGVGGQKIPGTVLPITSTKKITAATHHQFTVRSDKCTATTTNSPYFSEGFGMEDGVFCGVFDGHGRCGQLVSKLARDHLPFMILSQRNALLLGSDDDGDGPAFSDASPAASSSTDGSRSERSSPAPAQMLEEWREACANAFEAMDRELGVQAKVDCDFSGTTAVCAIKQGEDLVVANLGDSRAVLATVSETGYLKAVQLTTDQKPNVPQEAERIKRCNGRVFALKDEASVPRVWLPDEDCPGLAMARSLGDHRLKRHGVVSEPEVAHRRVAPGDLFLVLATDGVWDVLSNQEVVSIVCATPRKQHASKAVAQAAAQRWRTRYPASRVDDCSAACLFLRDQDWATSVAAAPKAKAAASR